Part of the Planctomyces sp. SH-PL62 genome, CTCGGGTGACGATCGACACGACGCGATACGTCCGCAAGGGGGCGCACGAATGGTGAACCGTACCCGGGTCCGAGCGGTGGAATCCGCCGCCCCTGAACCGACCCCGAGGTCCCGCCGCCGGCGGCCGGCCTCGATGCTCGCGGCCCTCTTGTTCCTGGCCGGCGTCCCGAAGGGCCTCCGCGCCCAGGAGCCGCCCGCCGCGCCCGCCGCGCCCGCCGCGGTCGTCGAGCCCCCCGCCGCGACGTCCGGCGAGCCGGCCCCCCCGCCGGTCCCGTTGCGGCTGGACGACGCCATCCGGCAGAGCCTGGCCAACGTGGAGACGGTGCAGGCCAACGTCGCGGTGCAGACGGCCTCGGTGGCCCGCTTCGAGGCCTTGAAGGAGTTCGTCCCCCTGATCAACCTCCCCCAGCTGGCGGTGGCCTTCAACCAGCTGGGCGGCCCCGGCAAGATCCTCATCCTGCCCGACGTCACCGGCGGTGCCCTTTTGGAAGGGAGCCCCGGGCTCCAGCAGGCGGCGCTCAATCGCGCCAACCTGTACTTCCCACTGGCCCCGTCCGGCCACATCACGGCGCTGCCGATCGCCGAGGAGGGCGTCCACGCCAAGGTGCTGATGGAGCAGCTGGTCCGGCGCTCGCAGATGATGCTGGCGATCCAGGGCTATTACCAGGCCAAGCAGATCGACTACGGCATCCGCACCGCCCGGCTGGGCGTCGAGCTGGCGGCCGAGACCCTGGCCCTGACCCGCCGCAAGCTCAGCCAGGACCAGGCCCACGACGTCGAGGTCACCGAGGCCGCCGTCAGCCAGGACAAGGCCCGCGTCCTGCTCAGCGACCTGGAGAAGGAATCGCGGATCACCCGGCGCGAGCTGGCCGTCGTGCTCCATCAAAGCCGACTCCTCGTGCCGCAGCAGGCGGCGGTCGTCCCGATCCAGGCCGACTACGCCTACGGCTTCGACCTGGCCGACCCCGACGAAGTCGACCTCCGCTGGATGCCCGACTTCCCCGGCTCGCGCGAGGAGGCCGTCC contains:
- a CDS encoding TolC family protein translates to MVNRTRVRAVESAAPEPTPRSRRRRPASMLAALLFLAGVPKGLRAQEPPAAPAAPAAVVEPPAATSGEPAPPPVPLRLDDAIRQSLANVETVQANVAVQTASVARFEALKEFVPLINLPQLAVAFNQLGGPGKILILPDVTGGALLEGSPGLQQAALNRANLYFPLAPSGHITALPIAEEGVHAKVLMEQLVRRSQMMLAIQGYYQAKQIDYGIRTARLGVELAAETLALTRRKLSQDQAHDVEVTEAAVSQDKARVLLSDLEKESRITRRELAVVLHQSRLLVPQQAAVVPIQADYAYGFDLADPDEVDLRWMPDFPGSREEAVQLAKQQRVDVRLRVVGLRIARLQQKRSVLGLLGEGRLPAELGFKNTSPGRNGGITLGAIFGSTYGLPVVDIGLWSGIREARLDVIQSQLELEKALIEVGVDAGNTWDRWQQRIREWELSESELKLQEELLERIERLYEQKQAIWVEVLGARVNLLRADANRWTQWYNLQLARFNILRATEQLLDYVERKRITRLTAWQKPPPEGIRDRWTPWLASKKSTRTSLELKEGSHAKR